The following proteins come from a genomic window of Panthera leo isolate Ple1 chromosome E2, P.leo_Ple1_pat1.1, whole genome shotgun sequence:
- the GRAMD1A gene encoding protein Aster-A isoform X5: MVEKGSDSSSEKGGVPGTPSTQSLGSRNFIRNSKKMQSWYSMLSPTYKQRNEDFRKLFSKLPEAERLIVDYSCALQREILLQGRLYLSENWICFYSNIFRWETTISIQLKEVTCLKKEKTAKLIPNAIQICTESEKHFFTSFGARDRCFLLIFRLWQNALLEKTLSPRELWHLVHQCYGSELGLTSEDEDYVCPLQLNGLGNPKEVGDVIALSDITPSGAADNSQEPSPVGSRRGRVTPNLSRASSDADHGAEEDKEEQTDSQPDASSSQTVTPVAEPPSTEPTPPDGPTSLGPLDLLPSEELLTDTSNSSSSTGEEADLAALLPDLSGRLLINSVFHVGAERLQQMLFSDSPFLQGFLQQCKFTDVTLSPWSGDSKCHQRRVLTYTIPISNPLGPKSASVVETQTLFRRGPQAGACVVDSEVLTQGIPYQDYFYTAHRYCILGLARNKARLRVSSEIRYRKQPWSLVKSLIEKNSWSGIEDYFHHLERELAKAEKLSLEEGGKDARGLLSGLRRRKRPLSWRGHGDGPQHPDPDPCARAGMHTSGSLSSRFSEPSVDQGPGAGIPSALVLISVVLIVLIALNVLLFYRLWSLERTAHTFESWHSLALAKGKFPQTATEWAEILALQKQFHSVEVHKWRQILRASVELLDEMKFSLEKLHQGITVSDPPFDSQPRPDDSFS; encoded by the exons ATGGTGGAGAAGGGGTCAGACAGCTCCTCAGAGAAGGGTGGCGTGCCTGGGACCCCCAGCACCCAGAGCCTGGGCAGCAGGAACTTCATCCGCAATAGCAAG AAGATGCAGAGCTGGTACAGT ATGCTGAGCCCCACATACAAACAGCGGAACGAGGACTTCCGGAAACTGTTTAGCAAACTCCCTGAGGCTGAACGCCTCATTGTGG ATTACTCCTGTGCCTTGCAGCGCGAGATCCTCCTCCAGGGCCGCCTCTACCTCTCTGAGAACTGGATCTGCTTCTACAGCAACATCTTCCGCTGGGAAACAACA ATTTCCATCCAGCTGAAGGAAGTGACGTGtctgaagaaggaaaagacagcTAAGCTGATCCCCAATGCCATCCAGATCTGCACTGAGAGCGAGAAG caTTTCTTCACCTCCTTTGGGGCCCGGGACCGCTGCTTCCTCCTTATCTTCCGCCTCTGGCAGAATGCGCTGCTTGAAAAG ACGCTGAGTCCCCGCGAGCTCTGGCACCTGGTGCATCAGTGCTACGGCTCAGAGCTGGGCCTCACCAGCGAGGATGAGGACTACGTCTGCCCCTTGCAGCTGAACGGTCTGGG GAACCCCAAGGAAGTGGGAGATGTGATCGCCCTGAGTGACATCACCCCCTCTGGGGCAGCTGACAATAGCCAGGAGCCGAGCCCGGTGGGTTCGCGCCGTGGCCGCGTCACCCCCAACCTTTCCCGGGCCAGCAGCGATGCAGACCACGGG GcagaggaggacaaggaggagcAGACAGACAGCCAGCCCGACGCCTCCTCCAGCCAGACAGTGACGCCGGTGGCTGAACCCCCGAGCACAGAGCCTACCCCGCCTGATGGGCCCACCTCCCTGGGCCCCTTGGACCTGCTGCCCAGTGAGGAACTGTTGACAGACACGAGTAACTCCTCCTCGTCCACAGGGGAGGAAG CTGACCTGGCCGCCCTGCTTCCTGACCTCTCTGGCCGTCTGCTCATCAACTCAGTCTTCCACGTGGGTGCCGAGCGGCTCCAGCAGATGCTCTTCTCGGACTCGCCCTTCCTGCAGGGCTTCCTGCAGCAGTGCAAGTTCACAG atgTGACCTTGAGTCCCTGGAGCGGGGACAGCAAGTGCCACCAGCGCCGAGTGCTGACCTACACCATTCCCATCAGCAACCCGCTGGGCCCCAAGAGCGCCTCCGTGGTGGAGACACAG ACGCTGTTCCGGCGCGGCCCGCAGGCAGGCGCATGTGTGGTGGACTCCGAGGTGCTGACGCAGGGCATCCCTTACCAGGACTACTTCTACACTGCCCACCGCTACTGCATCCTGGGCCTTGCCCGGAACAAGGCCCGACTCCG AGTGTCCTCTGAGATCCGCTACCGGAAACAGCCCTGGAGCCTTGTGAAGTCACTCATCGAGAAGAACTCGTGGAGTGGCATCGAAGATTACTTCCACCACCTGG AGCGAGAGCTTGCCAAAGCCGAGAAGCTGTCCCTGGAGGAAGGCGGGAAGGATGCCCGGGGATTGCTGTCAGGCCTGCGGAGGCGGAAGCGGCCCCTGAGCTGGAGGGGTCACGGCGATGGGCCCCAGCACCCGGACCCTGACCCCTGTGCCCGGGCTGGCATGCACACCTCGG GCTCCCTCAGCTCGCGCTTCTCGGAACCGTCCGTGGACCAGGGCCCCGGGGCAGGCATCCCCAGCGCCCTTGTTCTCATCAGCGTCGT CCTCATCGTCCTCATCGCCCTCAATGTCCTCCTCTTTTACCGCCTCTGGTCTCTGGAAAGGACGGCCCATACCTTCGAGTCCTGGCACAGTCTGGCCCTGGCCAAGGG CAAATTCCCCCAGACGGCCACGGAGTGGGCGGAGATCCTAGCCCTGCAGAAGCAGTTCCACAGCGTCGAGGTGCACAAGTGGAGGCAGATCCTGAGGGCTTCCGTGGAGCTCCTAGACGAG ATGAAGTTCTCTCTGGAGAAGCTGCATCAAGGCATCACGGTCTCAGACCCGCCCTTCGACTCCCAGCCACGGCCCGACGACAGCTTCTCCTGA
- the GRAMD1A gene encoding protein Aster-A isoform X1: protein MHTCVCVCSSVTRAQGCLGPGSPYLQGQNPVLFRVPAPSPRQRSFSHTGSSLPSAAACLVGQPQGCACPQALPLPPTKSHIWGTTPHSGRSTPSSSPSLRKRLQLLPSSRPPPEPEAGTMVEKGSDSSSEKGGVPGTPSTQSLGSRNFIRNSKKMQSWYSMLSPTYKQRNEDFRKLFSKLPEAERLIVDYSCALQREILLQGRLYLSENWICFYSNIFRWETTISIQLKEVTCLKKEKTAKLIPNAIQICTESEKHFFTSFGARDRCFLLIFRLWQNALLEKTLSPRELWHLVHQCYGSELGLTSEDEDYVCPLQLNGLGNPKEVGDVIALSDITPSGAADNSQEPSPVGSRRGRVTPNLSRASSDADHGAEEDKEEQTDSQPDASSSQTVTPVAEPPSTEPTPPDGPTSLGPLDLLPSEELLTDTSNSSSSTGEEADLAALLPDLSGRLLINSVFHVGAERLQQMLFSDSPFLQGFLQQCKFTDVTLSPWSGDSKCHQRRVLTYTIPISNPLGPKSASVVETQTLFRRGPQAGACVVDSEVLTQGIPYQDYFYTAHRYCILGLARNKARLRVSSEIRYRKQPWSLVKSLIEKNSWSGIEDYFHHLERELAKAEKLSLEEGGKDARGLLSGLRRRKRPLSWRGHGDGPQHPDPDPCARAGMHTSGSLSSRFSEPSVDQGPGAGIPSALVLISVVLIVLIALNVLLFYRLWSLERTAHTFESWHSLALAKGKFPQTATEWAEILALQKQFHSVEVHKWRQILRASVELLDEMKFSLEKLHQGITVSDPPFDSQPRPDDSFS, encoded by the exons ATGCACACCTGCGTGTGCGTCTGTTCCTCTGTGACGAGAGCTCAGGGCTGTTTAGGTCCAGGAAGTCCGTATCTGCAGGGGCAAAACCCGGTTCTCTTCCgagtccctgccccctccccccgccaacgGTCCTTCAGCCACACgggctcttcccttccctctgctgcaGCCTGTCTGGTTGGGCAGCCTCAGGGCTGTGCCTGCCCTCAagcacttcctcttcctcctacGAAGAGCCACATCTGGGG cACCACCCCCCACTCCGGCCGGAGCACGCCGAGCAGCTCCCCGTCTCTCCGAAAGCGGCTGCAGCTCTTGCCCTCAAGCCGGCCCCCACCCGAGCCTGAAGCAGGCACCATGGTGGAGAAGGGGTCAGACAGCTCCTCAGAGAAGGGTGGCGTGCCTGGGACCCCCAGCACCCAGAGCCTGGGCAGCAGGAACTTCATCCGCAATAGCAAG AAGATGCAGAGCTGGTACAGT ATGCTGAGCCCCACATACAAACAGCGGAACGAGGACTTCCGGAAACTGTTTAGCAAACTCCCTGAGGCTGAACGCCTCATTGTGG ATTACTCCTGTGCCTTGCAGCGCGAGATCCTCCTCCAGGGCCGCCTCTACCTCTCTGAGAACTGGATCTGCTTCTACAGCAACATCTTCCGCTGGGAAACAACA ATTTCCATCCAGCTGAAGGAAGTGACGTGtctgaagaaggaaaagacagcTAAGCTGATCCCCAATGCCATCCAGATCTGCACTGAGAGCGAGAAG caTTTCTTCACCTCCTTTGGGGCCCGGGACCGCTGCTTCCTCCTTATCTTCCGCCTCTGGCAGAATGCGCTGCTTGAAAAG ACGCTGAGTCCCCGCGAGCTCTGGCACCTGGTGCATCAGTGCTACGGCTCAGAGCTGGGCCTCACCAGCGAGGATGAGGACTACGTCTGCCCCTTGCAGCTGAACGGTCTGGG GAACCCCAAGGAAGTGGGAGATGTGATCGCCCTGAGTGACATCACCCCCTCTGGGGCAGCTGACAATAGCCAGGAGCCGAGCCCGGTGGGTTCGCGCCGTGGCCGCGTCACCCCCAACCTTTCCCGGGCCAGCAGCGATGCAGACCACGGG GcagaggaggacaaggaggagcAGACAGACAGCCAGCCCGACGCCTCCTCCAGCCAGACAGTGACGCCGGTGGCTGAACCCCCGAGCACAGAGCCTACCCCGCCTGATGGGCCCACCTCCCTGGGCCCCTTGGACCTGCTGCCCAGTGAGGAACTGTTGACAGACACGAGTAACTCCTCCTCGTCCACAGGGGAGGAAG CTGACCTGGCCGCCCTGCTTCCTGACCTCTCTGGCCGTCTGCTCATCAACTCAGTCTTCCACGTGGGTGCCGAGCGGCTCCAGCAGATGCTCTTCTCGGACTCGCCCTTCCTGCAGGGCTTCCTGCAGCAGTGCAAGTTCACAG atgTGACCTTGAGTCCCTGGAGCGGGGACAGCAAGTGCCACCAGCGCCGAGTGCTGACCTACACCATTCCCATCAGCAACCCGCTGGGCCCCAAGAGCGCCTCCGTGGTGGAGACACAG ACGCTGTTCCGGCGCGGCCCGCAGGCAGGCGCATGTGTGGTGGACTCCGAGGTGCTGACGCAGGGCATCCCTTACCAGGACTACTTCTACACTGCCCACCGCTACTGCATCCTGGGCCTTGCCCGGAACAAGGCCCGACTCCG AGTGTCCTCTGAGATCCGCTACCGGAAACAGCCCTGGAGCCTTGTGAAGTCACTCATCGAGAAGAACTCGTGGAGTGGCATCGAAGATTACTTCCACCACCTGG AGCGAGAGCTTGCCAAAGCCGAGAAGCTGTCCCTGGAGGAAGGCGGGAAGGATGCCCGGGGATTGCTGTCAGGCCTGCGGAGGCGGAAGCGGCCCCTGAGCTGGAGGGGTCACGGCGATGGGCCCCAGCACCCGGACCCTGACCCCTGTGCCCGGGCTGGCATGCACACCTCGG GCTCCCTCAGCTCGCGCTTCTCGGAACCGTCCGTGGACCAGGGCCCCGGGGCAGGCATCCCCAGCGCCCTTGTTCTCATCAGCGTCGT CCTCATCGTCCTCATCGCCCTCAATGTCCTCCTCTTTTACCGCCTCTGGTCTCTGGAAAGGACGGCCCATACCTTCGAGTCCTGGCACAGTCTGGCCCTGGCCAAGGG CAAATTCCCCCAGACGGCCACGGAGTGGGCGGAGATCCTAGCCCTGCAGAAGCAGTTCCACAGCGTCGAGGTGCACAAGTGGAGGCAGATCCTGAGGGCTTCCGTGGAGCTCCTAGACGAG ATGAAGTTCTCTCTGGAGAAGCTGCATCAAGGCATCACGGTCTCAGACCCGCCCTTCGACTCCCAGCCACGGCCCGACGACAGCTTCTCCTGA